One window from the genome of Paenibacillus sp. encodes:
- the namA gene encoding NADPH dehydrogenase NamA — MSSMLFTPYEVRGVRFRNRIVMSPMCMYSCEKRDGKVTPWHITHYASRAAGGVGLIVLEATAVVPEGRISNEDLGVWSDEHISGLRDVADACRAAGARIGIQLAHAGRKSRADGRIVGPSAVPFDGTYRTPEEMSERDIAEAVAAFRDGVVRAKAAGFDVVEIHAAHGYLLNEFLSPLANRRTDGYGGSRENRFRMLGETILAVRAAWDGPLFVRLSLNEYAEGGNATEDFVYFAREAKALGADLIDCSSGGVVPARVEAYPGYQVPYAETIRREADIAVGAVGLIEEPAFAEHLIRAGRADLVFLGRELLRNPYWPQHAAKALKAELPIPKQYERGWT, encoded by the coding sequence ATGTCATCCATGTTATTTACGCCTTACGAGGTCCGCGGCGTCCGGTTTCGAAACCGGATCGTTATGTCCCCGATGTGCATGTACAGCTGCGAAAAGCGCGACGGCAAAGTCACGCCTTGGCATATTACGCATTATGCGAGCCGGGCGGCCGGGGGCGTCGGACTCATCGTGCTTGAAGCGACCGCGGTCGTACCGGAAGGCCGCATTTCGAACGAAGATTTGGGCGTGTGGTCGGACGAGCACATAAGCGGCCTGCGCGACGTCGCCGACGCCTGCCGGGCGGCGGGCGCCCGCATCGGCATCCAGCTGGCGCACGCCGGACGCAAATCCCGGGCGGACGGACGCATCGTCGGACCGTCGGCCGTGCCGTTCGACGGCACGTACCGGACGCCGGAGGAGATGTCCGAGCGGGATATCGCGGAAGCGGTCGCGGCGTTCCGGGACGGCGTCGTCCGCGCGAAGGCGGCCGGCTTCGACGTCGTCGAGATCCACGCCGCGCACGGCTACTTGCTGAACGAGTTTCTGTCCCCGCTCGCCAACCGGCGGACGGACGGTTACGGCGGCTCCCGGGAAAACCGGTTCCGGATGCTCGGCGAGACGATTCTCGCGGTCCGCGCCGCGTGGGACGGGCCGCTCTTCGTCCGGCTGAGCTTGAACGAATACGCGGAGGGCGGGAACGCGACGGAAGATTTCGTCTACTTCGCGCGCGAAGCGAAGGCGCTCGGCGCCGACCTGATCGACTGCAGCTCCGGCGGCGTCGTGCCCGCGCGGGTCGAAGCGTACCCCGGATATCAGGTACCGTACGCGGAGACGATCCGCAGAGAAGCCGACATCGCCGTCGGCGCGGTCGGCTTGATCGAAGAGCCCGCGTTCGCGGAGCATCTTATCCGCGCGGGGCGCGCCGACCTCGTCTTCCTCGGCAGGGAGCTGCTGCGCAACCCGTACTGGCCGCAGCACGCCGCGAAGGCGCTGAAGGCCGAGCTGCCGATCCCGAAGCAGTACGAAAGGGGCTGGACTTAG